A genome region from bacterium includes the following:
- a CDS encoding MurR/RpiR family transcriptional regulator, which produces MQQSSIARHQDSAYRLAGLGLAATLSGDRIVVKDVPKLAPLDPDVTNVTGHGPRVGEVVRQHLGSLSLAERKLARVLLASYPIAGLESVARFAERAGVSPPTVTRFITKLGFRGYPEFQEMLRHEVQARLSSPVARYRDETSGRGTDSVLSDAVEVSRHNLKATLELISHRDVEEAVELLADVRRRVMVLGGRVSAPLARYLTGQLHLLRPGIGLVDAERSAPAQQIIDMRKGDVLVVFDYRRYQADTIESARVASAQGCNVILFTDPWLSPASAFARQVLVTSVDTVGPFDSLVGAIAVVEAVVAAVISRLGPKAQSRMQSLERLRSGGVLGEDESPSPA; this is translated from the coding sequence ATGCAGCAGTCCTCCATCGCGCGTCATCAAGACAGCGCATATCGCCTCGCCGGATTGGGCTTGGCGGCGACGCTATCAGGAGATAGGATTGTTGTCAAGGATGTGCCGAAATTGGCACCATTAGACCCAGATGTAACAAACGTCACGGGTCACGGGCCTCGCGTCGGAGAGGTGGTGAGGCAGCATTTGGGGAGCCTCAGCCTCGCCGAGCGAAAGCTGGCCCGGGTGCTGCTGGCCTCGTATCCGATCGCGGGCCTCGAGAGCGTCGCCCGTTTCGCCGAGCGGGCCGGGGTCAGCCCGCCGACGGTGACCCGCTTCATCACCAAGCTGGGCTTTCGCGGCTATCCGGAGTTCCAGGAGATGCTGCGCCACGAAGTGCAGGCGCGCCTCAGCTCGCCCGTCGCCCGGTACCGCGACGAGACGTCGGGCCGCGGCACGGATTCCGTGCTGAGCGACGCGGTCGAAGTCTCCCGCCACAACCTGAAGGCCACCCTGGAGCTCATCTCTCACCGCGACGTCGAGGAGGCGGTCGAGCTGCTCGCCGACGTGCGCCGGCGCGTCATGGTGCTGGGCGGCCGGGTCAGCGCGCCGCTGGCGCGCTACCTGACGGGCCAGCTCCACCTGCTGCGGCCGGGCATCGGACTGGTCGACGCCGAGCGCAGCGCGCCCGCCCAGCAGATCATCGACATGCGCAAGGGCGACGTCCTGGTGGTTTTCGACTATCGCCGCTACCAGGCGGACACGATCGAGAGCGCACGGGTGGCCTCGGCCCAGGGTTGCAACGTGATCCTGTTCACCGATCCGTGGCTGTCGCCCGCCTCGGCGTTTGCGCGCCAGGTGCTGGTAACGAGCGTCGACACCGTCGGACCGTTCGATTCGCTGGTCGGGGCGATAGCCGTCGTCGAGGCCGTGGTCGCCGCCGTGATCAGCCGGCTGGGCCCCAAAGCCCAGTCGCGCATGCAGAGCCTGGAGCGGCTGCGATCGGGTGGGGTCCTGGGGGAGGACGAGTCCCCGAGCCCAGCGTAG